The Juglans regia cultivar Chandler chromosome 2, Walnut 2.0, whole genome shotgun sequence genome includes a window with the following:
- the LOC109019698 gene encoding uncharacterized protein LOC109019698, producing the protein MISSFGHGGNYRRSWPFRKRRSSLGNLRLHESSGSENYPENVVIVMDGMEEFTIEATKWALENVVVPGRSVLTLVGVMPWLNIPLYFKTAWLDVLKPPNVNEKRELGSDARNLKLQAVDELCRAYGVVAQKKVVMGHPSRLLAVEQITCLNATWVVLDRHQRKNSQFYAKKIPCNMVIMNDGGGADMIRGLPTISSGENTPVESPASVVPTPEVIISMEFDEILKERAHEYQDKKLRGSFLVEANALRDQAGRQEI; encoded by the exons ATGATTTCTTCTTTTGGACATGGCGGTAATTATCGGAGGTCTTGGCCTTTTAGAAAGAGGAGGAGTTCACTGGGAAATCTTAGATTGCACGAATCATCAGGCTCGGAAAACTATCCAGAAAATGTGGTCATAGTGATGGATGGGATGGAAGAATTCACAATCGAGGCCACAAAATGGGCTCTTGAGAATGTTGTTGTTCCTGGACGTTCTGTTCTCACTCTCGTCGGTGTAATGCCATGGCTTAACATTCCAC TTTATTTCAAGACAGCATGGCTTGATGTTCTGAAGCCGCCTAATGTGAACGAGAAACGAGAGTTGGGAAGTGATGCCagaaatctaaaacttcaagcaGTCGATGAACTTTGCAGAGCATATGGG GTTGTGGCACAAAAAAAGGTTGTAATGGGTCATCCCTCACGACTGTTGGCAGTTGAGCAAATCACGTGCCTTAATGCGACATGGGTGGTGTTGGATAG ACATCAAAGAAAGAACAGTCAATTTTATGCTAAAAAAATCCCATGCAATATGGTGATTATGAACGATGGAGGAGGGGCTGACATGATTAGAGGCCTGCCGACGATTAGTAGCGGAGAGAACACTCCAGTCGAATCACCAGCATCAGTAGTACCCACTCCAGAAGTTATCATCTCCATGGAGTTCGACGAAATTCTCAAGGAACGAGCTCATGAATATCAGGATAAAAAATTGAGGGGAAGTTTTCTTGTTGAAGCCAATGCTTTGAGAGACCAAGCTGGCCGGCAGGAGATATGa
- the LOC118347688 gene encoding glycine-rich cell wall structural protein 1.8-like produces the protein MINKRRDPFRERELRGDEGCHGSFDSGLDPCGWSPEEEELDGGGAVMWGQRMAAVWWRNCVRPMRERELRGDEGYHGGFDGGLGICSATRALLTREGPNHIPEFGHDVVHGTGVGYGGGGSGGGSGYGGSWEHGVGGYGSGGGSGEGGGVGYGAAGGHGGGYGGGGGSGGSYGVGGTGYGIGGGEGGGGGYGAGGEHGVGYGGGGGGGKGGGSGGVVGYGAGGEHGIGYGGGEGGGAGYGAGGDHGAGYGSGSGGGKGGGYGVGGEYGAGYGGGEGGGHGGGYGVEGEHGAGYGGGGGGGTNYGAGGAHGGGYGSGGGIGGGYGGSGGGGGGYGSGSGSGYGVGVEHGVGYGGGGGSGGGGGTSYDAGGAHEGGYGSGGGTGGGYGGGGGGGGGYGSGSGYGVGVEHGVGYGGGGGSGGGGGHGGYSP, from the exons atgatcaaTAAACggagagacccatttcgggagAGGGAGTTGCGAGGAGACGAGGGCTGCCATGGGAGTTTCGACAGCGGCTTGGATCCATGTgggtggtcgccggaggaagaggagctcgatggtggtggtgcggtgatGTGGGGACAACGTATGGCAGCGGTATGGTGGAGAAATTGTGTGAGACCCATGCGGGAGAGGGAGTTGCGGGGAGACGAGGGCTACCATGGGGGCTTCGACGGTGGCTTGG GCATTTGTTCTGCAACTAGAGCCCTCCTCACTCGTGAAGGACCTAATCACATTCCCGAGTTTGGCCATGATGTAGTACATGGCACTGGTGTCGGGTATGGTGGTGGAGGATCAGGAGGTGGCTCTGGGTATGGAGGCTCATGGGAACATGGTGTTGGTGGCTATGGTAGTGGAGGCGGtagtggagaaggaggtggagTAGGCTATGGAGCTGCTGGTGGACATGGTGGAGGATACGGAGGAGGTGGTGGTAGTGGCGGCAGTTATGGTGTAGGAGGAACTGGATATGGGATCGGTGGTGgtgaaggaggaggagggggaTATGGAGCTGGTGGTGAACATGGGGTAGgatatggtggtggtggtggaggaggaaaGGGTGGCGGTAGTGGTGGTGTTGTGGGATATGGAGCAGGTGGAGAGCATGGTATTGGTTACGGAGGTGGTGAAGGAGGTGGTGCCGGATATGGAGCTGGTGGTGATCATGGAGCTGGATATGGTAGTGGCAGTGGTGGAGGAAAAGGTGGTGGTTATGGTGTAGGAGGGGAGTATGGTGCTGGTTATGGAGGTGGTGAAGGGGGAGGTCACGGTGGTGGCTACGGTGTAGAAGGAGAACATGGGGCTGGCTATGGAGGGGGAGGTGGTGGTGGGACAAATTATGGTGCTGGTGGAGCACACGGAGGTGGATATGGAAGTGGTGGAGGAATAGGTGGAGGTTATGgtggtagtggtggtggtggtggtggctaTGGTAGTGGCAGTGGCAGTGGCTATGGTGTTGGAGTTGAACATGGGGTAGGatatggaggtggtggtgggagTGGCGGCGGTGGTGGCACAAGTTATGATGCTGGTGGAGCACACGAAGGTGGATATGGAAGTGGTGGAGGAACAGGTGGAGGTTATGGTGgtggcggcggcggcggcggcggctATGGTAGTGGCAGTGGCTATGGTGTTGGAGTTGAACATGGGGTAGGatatggaggtggtggtgggagtggtggaggtggtggccaTGGTGGCTATTCCCCTTGA
- the LOC118344742 gene encoding glycine-rich cell wall structural protein 1.8-like — protein sequence MASHKTLTLVFFVLLGFGICSATRALLTQVGYDNVVQAAIGEHGVTSYGGGSGSGEGGGAGYGAVVGHGGGGGGGSGGGGGAAYGSGGAGYGSGGGQGGGAGYGANGQNGVGYGGGGGGGSGGGGGYGAGGEHGAGYGNGAGSGYGAGGGNGAGLGGGGGGGSGGGGGGGAGYGAGGAHGGGYGSGSGAGGGFGTGGGAGGGHGGGGGGGSGGGGGSASGGGYGAGSGSGEGGGHGGYVP from the coding sequence ATGGCTTCTCACAAAACCCTTACTCTTGTTTTCTTTGTATTATTGGGCTTCGGTATTTGTTCAGCAACTAGAGCCCTCCTCACTCAAGTTGGCTATGACAATGTTGTGCAAGCTGCTATAGGAGAACATGGGGTAACTAGCTACGGAGGTGGTTCTGGTAGTGGAGAAGGTGGTGGTGCAGGATATGGAGCTGTGGTTGGACATGgcggtggaggtggtggtggtagtggtggtggaggtggagcTGCTTATGGTTCTGGAGGTGCTGGATATGGAAGTGGTGGTGGGCAAGGAGGTGGTGCTGGATATGGTGCCAATGgacaaaatggagttggataCGGTGGCGGGGGTGGTGGGGgaagtggaggtggaggtggataCGGTGCAGGAGGAGAACATGGTGCTGGTTATGGAAATGGTGCTGGTAGCGGCTATGGAGCAGGGGGAGGGAATGGTGCTGGCTTaggtggaggaggtggtgggggaagtggtggtggtggtggtggtggagcaGGCTATGGTGCCGGAGGAGCGCATGGAGGTGGGTATGGCAGTGGGTCTGGAGCCGGTGGAGGTTTTGGTACTGGTGGTGGAGCTGGGGGTGGTCATGGTGGTGGCGGTGGAGGTGGTTCTGGTGGTGGCGGCGGCAGTGCTAGTGGAGGTGGTTATGGAGCAGGTAGTGGGAGTGGAGAGGGTGGTGGACATGGCGGCTATGTCCCTTGA
- the LOC109022044 gene encoding putative gamma-glutamylcyclotransferase At3g02910: protein MADVNQSKAHLIFTYGTLKRGFPNHTLMESLIHRNDAVFLGPYVTCISYPLVVGPHGIPFLINLPGSGNRVTGELYSVSVRGLYQVDDLEGTSLGHYERLPVKLIPCESTNSDAGGVIQVEAEAYYAHRSFGEGLWERKGKEGLSAYTEKEASGYVRREDRPKDRSFRDEVHFFVSAARN from the coding sequence ATGGCTGACGTTAATCAATCCAAAGCCCATCTGATCTTCACGTACGGCACGCTCAAGCGAGGCTTTCCCAACCACACCCTCATGGAGTCCCTGATTCACCGGAACGACGCCGTATTCCTCGGCCCCTACGTCACCTGCATCTCCTACCCGCTCGTCGTCGGGCCCCACGGCATCCCCTTCCTCATCAACCTCCCCGGGTCGGGCAACCGTGTCACGGGCGAACTCTACTCCGTCTCGGTCCGCGGACTCTATCAGGTTGACGACCTCGAGGGCACCAGCCTCGGCCACTACGAGCGGCTGCCCGTTAAGCTGATTCCCTGCGAAAGCACCAACTCCGATGCAGGTGGCGTGATTCAGGTGGAGGCCGAGGCGTACTACGCACACCGGAGCTTCGGGGAGGGTTTGTGGGAGAGGAAGGGGAAAGAGGGGTTGAGTGCGTACACAGAGAAAGAGGCGAGTGGGTACGTCAGAAGAGAGGATAGGCCCAAAGATAGGAGCTTTCGCGATGAGGTGCATTTCTTTGTGTCTGCTGCGAGAAATTGA